The following are encoded together in the Variovorax sp. PBS-H4 genome:
- a CDS encoding ABC transporter permease/substrate-binding protein, producing MHCLHPLRLLVLSCLGLLCAAMPSHAQDAGLGIGSKRFTESYILAEVLAQTAAPHLPAPPRLRQGLGNTAIVYEALRSGSIDLYAEYTGTVALEILKNPQPMTREAMNAALAPLGLGIAIPLGFNDGYALAMRAAEAERLGVRTLGDLARHPELRLGLSNEFIGRADGWQGLAARYGFTQKPAGLDHGLAYDAIAAKQVDVIDIYTTDAKIEHLGLRVLTDDRAYFPRYDAVVLYRLDVPTRWPAAWAALQKLEGRIDERAMIAMNARAELQGVAFDVIARDYLAQGGVGGKAGASGSEGARGFVAKLFGPDLGRITRQHLLLVAVSVGLAVLIAVPLGIAVFPHLRLRALVLGLTGLLQTVPSLALLAVLISLIGAIGTLPALIALTLYSLLPIMRNTVTGLAEVPTGLRQAGTALGMTGAQSLRLVLLPLALPTLLAGVRTAATIAIGTATIAAFIGAGGFGERIVTGLALNDRELLVAGAVPAAVLALLSEGLFEVIEYWLRRGRAG from the coding sequence ATGCATTGCCTGCACCCTCTGCGGCTTCTCGTCCTGTCCTGTCTCGGTCTGCTCTGCGCAGCGATGCCCTCGCACGCACAGGACGCAGGCCTCGGCATCGGCTCCAAGCGCTTCACCGAGTCCTACATCCTGGCCGAAGTGCTGGCGCAGACCGCGGCGCCCCACCTGCCGGCGCCGCCTCGGTTGCGGCAAGGCTTGGGCAACACTGCCATCGTCTACGAGGCCCTGCGTTCGGGCAGCATCGATCTCTATGCCGAATACACCGGCACGGTGGCGTTGGAGATCCTCAAGAACCCGCAGCCGATGACGCGCGAGGCCATGAACGCGGCGCTCGCGCCGCTCGGCCTGGGCATTGCGATTCCGCTCGGCTTCAACGACGGCTATGCGCTCGCCATGCGCGCGGCCGAGGCCGAGCGGCTCGGCGTGCGCACCCTCGGCGACCTGGCACGCCATCCCGAGCTGCGGCTGGGACTTTCCAACGAGTTCATCGGCCGTGCCGATGGCTGGCAAGGCCTGGCTGCCCGTTATGGTTTCACGCAGAAGCCTGCCGGACTCGACCATGGCCTGGCCTATGACGCGATCGCGGCGAAGCAAGTCGACGTCATCGACATCTACACCACCGACGCCAAGATCGAGCACCTGGGCCTGCGGGTGCTGACCGACGACCGTGCCTACTTCCCTCGCTACGACGCGGTCGTGCTGTATCGGCTCGACGTGCCCACGCGCTGGCCGGCGGCCTGGGCCGCGCTGCAGAAGCTCGAGGGCCGCATCGACGAGCGCGCCATGATCGCGATGAACGCACGCGCCGAGTTACAGGGCGTGGCCTTCGACGTGATCGCGCGCGACTATCTGGCGCAAGGCGGCGTGGGCGGCAAGGCCGGCGCCTCCGGCAGCGAAGGCGCGCGCGGCTTCGTCGCCAAACTGTTCGGCCCCGACCTGGGGCGGATCACACGCCAGCATCTTCTGCTGGTGGCGGTCTCGGTCGGGCTCGCGGTCCTGATTGCCGTGCCGCTGGGCATCGCCGTGTTCCCGCACTTGCGCCTGCGGGCCCTGGTGCTCGGGCTCACCGGTCTTCTTCAGACCGTGCCCTCCCTCGCGCTGCTCGCGGTGCTGATCTCTCTCATCGGCGCCATCGGCACCTTGCCGGCACTGATCGCGCTCACGCTCTATTCGCTGTTGCCCATCATGCGCAACACCGTGACCGGCCTGGCCGAGGTGCCGACCGGCCTGCGGCAGGCCGGCACGGCGCTGGGCATGACGGGTGCTCAGAGCCTGCGGCTGGTCTTGCTGCCGCTCGCGCTGCCGACTCTGCTGGCGGGGGTGCGGACGGCCGCCACCATTGCCATCGGGACGGCGACGATTGCGGCTTTCATCGGCGCGGGAGGGTTTGGGGAACGGATCGTGACGGGGCTGGCGCTGAATGACCGCGAGTTGCTGGTGGCGGGGGCGGTGCCGGCGGCGGTGTTGGCGTTGCTGAGTGAGGGGTTGTTCGAGGTGATCGAGTATTGGCTTCGGCGGGGGCGGGCTGGGTGA